Proteins encoded in a region of the Haloglomus salinum genome:
- a CDS encoding glutathione S-transferase N-terminal domain-containing protein, which translates to MTTPLQRLGGPERVRDGATWLLAFIGAFATVAGLAGRLDTIARGNLLPIGAIALVVLVVTVGLTVQREFGLVADEGGRPATADSLLLYQAEGCPHCAKVRRFCTRNGISYTCHNPRTEGTMFTGGTVTNRDRHAELEGYGQDQIPLLVDTERGESLYESNDIVEYLDEHYC; encoded by the coding sequence ATGACGACACCGCTCCAGCGACTCGGTGGGCCCGAGCGCGTTCGCGACGGCGCGACCTGGCTGCTGGCGTTCATCGGCGCGTTCGCGACGGTGGCCGGGCTCGCCGGTCGCCTCGACACCATCGCCCGGGGGAACCTCCTCCCGATAGGTGCCATCGCGCTCGTCGTCCTGGTGGTCACGGTCGGGCTGACCGTCCAGCGCGAGTTCGGCCTCGTCGCCGACGAGGGCGGCCGCCCCGCGACCGCCGACTCCCTGCTCCTCTACCAGGCCGAGGGCTGTCCCCACTGCGCGAAGGTCCGTCGGTTCTGCACCCGCAACGGCATCAGCTACACCTGCCACAACCCCCGCACCGAGGGGACGATGTTCACCGGCGGCACGGTCACGAACCGCGACCGCCACGCCGAACTGGAGGGCTACGGTCAGGACCAGATACCGCTGCTCGTCGATACGGAGCGCGGGGAGTCGCTGTACGAGAGCAACGATATCGTCGAATATCTCGACGAACACTACTGTTGA
- a CDS encoding adenosylcobinamide amidohydrolase, with protein MSEDGADAGAGVTATVREGVCRVAAPAAWRWLVTGIRGGIRRAPAAYNVTVPEGFDRTDLDAYTRERRREAGFDTDGPALLTGVAMRHARVAVRGPVTVVATGGLSNPATLPLDGDGVATATDDRPPVGTVNLLVATDRALAAGTRAELLATAVEAKTATLLGATGFTGTTSDAVAVGCDPDGDPAEFAGSATRVGAATRACVRDALVASLDARYDGREGELPDSVAAAEHGVVTDGAARVFAPAADE; from the coding sequence ATGTCTGAGGACGGCGCCGATGCCGGCGCGGGCGTGACCGCGACGGTCCGCGAGGGTGTCTGCCGGGTCGCCGCACCGGCCGCGTGGCGCTGGCTCGTCACGGGTATCCGTGGCGGTATCCGGCGCGCGCCCGCGGCCTACAACGTCACCGTCCCGGAGGGGTTCGACCGGACCGACCTCGACGCCTACACCCGCGAGCGCCGCCGCGAGGCCGGCTTCGACACTGACGGCCCGGCGCTGCTGACCGGCGTCGCGATGCGCCACGCCCGCGTCGCCGTCCGGGGTCCGGTCACCGTCGTCGCGACGGGTGGCCTGTCGAACCCCGCGACGCTCCCGCTCGACGGTGACGGGGTGGCGACCGCGACCGACGACCGCCCGCCCGTCGGCACGGTCAACCTCCTCGTCGCGACCGACCGGGCGCTCGCGGCGGGGACGCGCGCCGAACTGCTGGCGACGGCGGTCGAGGCGAAGACGGCCACCCTCCTCGGCGCCACCGGGTTCACCGGCACCACGTCCGATGCCGTCGCCGTCGGCTGCGACCCGGACGGCGACCCGGCCGAGTTCGCAGGCAGCGCCACCCGCGTCGGGGCCGCCACCCGTGCCTGCGTTCGCGACGCGCTGGTCGCGAGCCTCGATGCGCGCTACGATGGGCGCGAGGGTGAACTCCCGGACTCGGTCGCGGCGGCCGAGCACGGGGTCGTCACGGACGGCGCGGCCCGGGTGTTCGCGCCCGCGGCGGACGAGTAG
- the cobD gene encoding threonine-phosphate decarboxylase CobD → MNPDGVDRTERVPHGSSDDPDVLDFSANINPRTPPGTRAVYEDALDAARSYPPRGSPDYRAAAADYADCDPDRVVPTAGGLQAIRLTVATHVTPGDSVLVPFPSFDEYAREVRLQGGEPEFVAHDELVDADPAPHAMAIVCVPNNPTGDGPAPDALRAFARRCRDAGTLLLADEAFLGFTGRDSLAGHEGVVVARSLTKLFGLPGLRAGFAVAHGRALERLRTAVPAWALGMPAAAVGTHAMRADEFVSETRERVASERARMRARLGHRFDVHDSEAPFLCCRLRDDDPDGSVDALVARLDREGIAVRDATTFHGLDRHVRVAVRLPDENDRLLEALDV, encoded by the coding sequence ATGAACCCCGACGGCGTCGACCGGACCGAGCGCGTCCCGCACGGCTCCAGTGACGACCCCGACGTGCTGGATTTCAGCGCCAACATCAACCCGCGGACCCCGCCCGGCACGCGTGCGGTGTACGAGGACGCCCTCGACGCGGCGCGGTCGTACCCGCCGCGCGGCTCCCCCGACTACCGCGCCGCGGCCGCCGACTACGCCGATTGCGACCCCGACCGCGTGGTCCCGACCGCTGGCGGCTTGCAGGCCATCCGACTCACAGTGGCCACGCACGTCACCCCCGGCGATAGCGTGCTCGTGCCGTTCCCGAGCTTCGACGAGTACGCCCGCGAGGTCCGGCTCCAGGGTGGCGAGCCCGAGTTCGTCGCGCACGACGAACTCGTCGATGCCGACCCCGCCCCGCACGCGATGGCTATCGTCTGCGTCCCGAACAACCCGACCGGCGACGGCCCCGCCCCTGACGCGCTCCGGGCGTTCGCCCGCCGCTGTCGCGACGCCGGGACGCTCCTCCTCGCCGACGAAGCGTTCCTCGGGTTCACCGGGCGCGACTCGCTCGCGGGGCACGAGGGTGTCGTCGTGGCGCGCTCGCTCACGAAGCTGTTCGGGCTGCCCGGGCTCCGCGCGGGCTTCGCGGTCGCGCACGGCCGGGCCCTGGAGCGCCTGCGGACGGCCGTGCCCGCGTGGGCGCTCGGGATGCCCGCGGCCGCGGTGGGCACGCACGCTATGCGCGCGGACGAGTTCGTCAGTGAGACCCGCGAGCGGGTCGCGAGCGAGCGCGCCCGGATGCGAGCGCGCCTCGGCCACCGGTTCGACGTCCACGACTCCGAGGCGCCGTTCCTCTGCTGTCGCCTGCGCGACGACGACCCCGACGGGAGCGTCGACGCGCTCGTCGCTCGCCTCGACCGCGAGGGCATCGCCGTCCGCGACGCGACCACCTTCCACGGGCTGGACCGTCACGTCCGCGTCGCCGTGCGCCTGCCCGACGAGAACGACCGGCTCCTGGAGGCGCTCGATGTCTGA
- a CDS encoding NTP transferase domain-containing protein: MCGGRGTRLDSEAEKPLYEVAGRPMLDRVRGALRRADSVGAVHVVTSPNAPRTARHVAETAGARETVVQAPGKGYVADLGRALHDERVTTPVLTVVADVPLLAAAAVDAVCAHYDALAPEPTAAPSLTVCVPTALKGVLGVSADTTRAHGGRELAPTGLNVVGRVAGDGGDAPTDGASDANGTDTSPEHDERLYVTYDARLAVNVNRLADAAVAERLAEGER, encoded by the coding sequence ATGTGTGGCGGTCGCGGGACGCGTCTCGACAGCGAGGCGGAGAAGCCCCTGTACGAGGTCGCCGGGCGGCCGATGCTCGACCGTGTCCGCGGTGCCCTCCGGCGCGCCGATTCGGTCGGGGCGGTCCACGTCGTCACCTCGCCGAACGCGCCCCGGACCGCGCGCCATGTCGCCGAGACCGCGGGCGCCCGCGAGACCGTCGTCCAGGCGCCGGGCAAGGGGTACGTCGCCGACCTCGGACGGGCGCTCCACGACGAGCGGGTCACGACGCCCGTCCTCACCGTCGTCGCCGATGTCCCGCTGCTCGCCGCCGCTGCCGTCGACGCGGTCTGTGCCCACTACGACGCGCTCGCCCCGGAGCCGACCGCCGCCCCGTCGCTGACCGTCTGTGTGCCGACCGCGCTGAAGGGGGTGCTCGGGGTCTCCGCGGACACCACCCGCGCCCACGGCGGCCGCGAGCTGGCGCCGACGGGGCTGAACGTGGTCGGCAGGGTCGCCGGCGACGGCGGGGATGCCCCGACCGACGGCGCCTCCGACGCGAACGGAACCGACACGTCCCCGGAGCACGACGAGCGGCTGTACGTGACATACGACGCCCGGCTGGCGGTGAACGTCAACCGACTGGCGGATGCGGCGGTCGCCGAGCGACTCGCGGAGGGCGAGCGATGA
- a CDS encoding adenosylcobinamide-GDP ribazoletransferase, producing MPPTRVRLRQAVRGALGFLTRLPVSHEGRAWVAFQGTPLAFPVAGYVVGLIAAVPLAAFSAVGAPAPVAAGATLATLYLVTGINHLDGLADCGDAAAVHTVARRREVLKDTTTGVGALAAVGIGLVGTTLGLLAVAQLGRGPLFGPLVLNGSPAPPLRAAGLVVAAEVGAKLGMAAVACYGEAITDGFGAAFTGRATPGLLVGPVAVSVPAAFLTGVSAAAPVALLSAFATALVVLRWARSRLGGVNGDVFGAANELARLVALNAGAVAWVVG from the coding sequence ATGCCCCCGACCCGCGTGCGGCTCCGGCAGGCGGTTCGTGGCGCACTGGGCTTCCTGACCCGGCTCCCGGTGTCCCACGAGGGCCGCGCGTGGGTCGCGTTCCAGGGGACCCCGCTGGCCTTCCCGGTCGCGGGCTACGTCGTCGGCCTCATCGCGGCTGTGCCGCTGGCCGCGTTCTCGGCCGTCGGTGCGCCGGCGCCGGTCGCTGCGGGGGCGACGCTGGCGACGCTGTATCTGGTCACGGGCATCAACCACCTCGACGGGCTGGCCGACTGCGGCGACGCGGCCGCCGTCCACACGGTCGCGCGCCGGCGCGAGGTGCTGAAGGACACGACCACCGGCGTCGGCGCGCTCGCGGCCGTCGGCATCGGACTGGTGGGGACGACGCTGGGCCTGCTGGCGGTCGCGCAGCTTGGTCGGGGGCCGCTGTTCGGGCCGCTGGTGCTGAACGGGAGTCCTGCGCCCCCGCTCCGCGCGGCGGGCCTCGTCGTCGCGGCCGAGGTGGGTGCGAAACTCGGCATGGCCGCCGTCGCGTGCTACGGCGAGGCCATCACCGACGGCTTCGGCGCCGCGTTCACCGGCCGCGCCACACCCGGGCTGCTCGTGGGTCCCGTGGCGGTGTCGGTTCCGGCCGCGTTCCTGACGGGCGTCTCGGCCGCCGCCCCCGTGGCGTTGCTCTCGGCGTTCGCGACGGCGCTCGTGGTGTTGCGCTGGGCCCGGTCGCGGCTCGGCGGTGTGAACGGCGACGTGTTCGGTGCGGCGAACGAACTGGCCCGACTGGTCGCGCTCAACGCCGGAGCCGTGGCGTGGGTGGTGGGGTGA